A single region of the Brachypodium distachyon strain Bd21 chromosome 3, Brachypodium_distachyon_v3.0, whole genome shotgun sequence genome encodes:
- the LOC100836576 gene encoding cysteine proteinase 1: MDHRLVAPLLFLLGLLLSPAAATATAGDEDPLIRQVVGGADGDDNDLELSSHFTSFVQRFGKTYKDAEEHAHRLSVFKANLRRARRHQLLDPSAEHGITKFSDLTPAEFRRTFLGLKTSRRSFLREIGGSAHDAPVLPTDGLPDDFDWRDHGAVGPVKNQGSCGSCWSFSASGALEGANYLATGKMEVLSEQQFVDCDHECDPEEPDSCDAGCNGGLMTSAFSYLLKSGGLEREKDYPYTGRDGTCKFDKSKIVASVQNFSVVSVDEEQIAANLVKHGPLAIGINAAYMQTYIGGVSCPYICGRSLDHGVLLVGYGASGFAPSRLKNKPYWVIKNSWGENWGEKGYYKICRGSNVRNKCGVDSMVSTVAAAHTSKEE; the protein is encoded by the exons ATGGATCATCGCCTCGTCGCcccgctcctcttcctcctcggcctcctcctctccccggcGGCAGCAACGGCCACCGCTGGCGACGAGGATCCTCTGATCCGGCAGGTCGTTGGAGgtgccgacggcgacgacaaCGACCTAGAGCTGAGCTCGCACTTCACCAGCTTCGTGCAGCGGTTCGGGAAGACGTACAAGGACGCGGAGGAGCACGCGCACCGGCTCTCCGTGTTCAAGGCCAACctgcgccgcgcgcgccggcaCCAGCTACTCGACCCGTCCGCCGAGCACGGCATCACCAAGTTCTCCGACCTCACCCCCGCCGAGTTCCGCCGGACCTTCCTCGGCCTCAAGACGTCGCGGCGCTCGTTCCTGCGGGAGATCGGCGGGTCAGCCCATGATGCGCCCGTGCTGCCCACAGATGGCCTTCCCGACGACTTCGACTGGAGGGACCACGGCGCCGTCGGCCCCGTCAAGAACCAG GGTTCGTGCGGGTCGTGCTGGTCGTTCAGCGCGTCGGGAGCGCTGGAGGGGGCGAACTACCTAGCGACTGGCAAGATGGAGGTGCTCTCCGAGCAGCAGTTCGTCGACTGCGACCATGAA TGTGACCCAGAAGAACCTGATTCTTGTGATGCTGGATGCAATGGTGGGTTGATGACTTCAGCCTTCAGCTATCTTTTGAAATCGGGCGGCCTTGAGCGAGAGAAGGATTACCCTTATACTGGGAGGGATGGTACCTGCAAATTTGACAAGTCCAAGATTGTTGCTTCAGTCCAGAACTTCAGTGTTGTTTCAGTTGACGAGGAGCAAATTGCTGCTAACCTTGTCAAGCATGGACCACTAGCAA TTGGTATCAATGCTGCATACATGCAGACATACATCGGCGGTGTGTCATGCCCATACATCTGCGGCAGGAGCCTTGACCATGGTGTTCTTCTTGTCGGCTATGGGGCATCTGGTTTTGCGCCGTCCCGCCTGAAGAATAAGCCATACTGGGTCATCAAGAACTCGTGGGGCGAAAACTGGGGGGAGAAGGGGTACTACAAGATCTGCAGGGGCTCAAACGTCCGCAACAAGTGTGGCGTTGATTCCATGGTCTCCACAGTGGCCGCTGCCCACACCTCAAAGGAGGAGTAG
- the LOC100836887 gene encoding isocitrate dehydrogenase [NAD] catalytic subunit 5, mitochondrial, with product MALRRLLQGSVLPRMTGRAAAAPFSTEAGETIRATLFPGDGIGPEIAESVKQVFNVAGVPIEWEEHYVGTEVDPRTESFLTWESLESVRRNKVGLKGPMATPIGKGHRSLNLTLRKELGLYANVRPCNSLPGYKTRYDDVNLVTIRENTEGEYSGLEHQVVRGVVESLKIITRQASLRVAEYAFHYAKANGRERVSAIHKANIMRKTDGLFLKCCREVAEKYPEITYEEVIIDNCCMTLVKNPGTFDVLVMPNLYGDIISDLCAGLIGGLGLTPSCNIGEGGICLAEAVHGSAPDISGMNLANPTALMLSAVMMLRHLGFDDKADRIHNAILQTISEGKYRTADLGGKSSTSDYTKAVCDHI from the exons ATGGCGCTCCGGAGGTTGCTTCAGGGGAGCGTTCTACCGCGGATGACAGGCcgggctgctgcggctccctTCTCCACGGAGGCCGGGGAGACTATCCGCGCAACGCTCTTTCCCGGTGATGGCATCGGGCCTGAGATCGCCGAGTCGGTCAAGCAG GTATTCAATGTTGCAGGTGTACCAATAGAATGGGAAGAACATTATGTTGGTACGGAAGTTGATCCCAGAACAGAGAGCTTTTTAACATGGGAGAGCCTGGAGTCAGTGCGCAGGAACAAAGTTGGCCTGAAAGGTCCTATGGCTACACCTATCGGAAAAGGCCACCGATCTTTGAATCTCACTTTAAGGAAAGAACTTGGACTTTACGCCAATGTCAGACCTTGCAACAGCCTCCCTGGCTACAAGACTAGATATGATGATGTGAACCTTGTGACGATTCGTGAAAATACTGAAGGAGAGTACAGTGGCCTTGAGCATCAG GTCGTGAGGGGTGTTGTGGAAAGTTTGAAAATTATTACCCGCCAGGCAAGTTTAAGAGTGGCAGAGTATGCTTTCCATTATGCCAAGGCCAATGGCCGGGAGAGGGTCTCTGCGATACATAAAGCCAATATCATGAGGAAAACTGATGGACTTTTCCTCAAG TGTTGCCGTGAAGTTGCTGAGAAGTACCCTGAAATCACGTACGAGGAAGTCATTATTGACAATTGCTGTATGACG CTCGTGAAGAACCCTGGTACATTTGATGTATTAGTGATGCCGAACCTTTATGGCGACATTATTAGTGATCTATGTGCTGGCTTGATCGGAGGCTTGGGCCTAACTCCCAG CTGCAACATTGGTGAAGGTGGCATTTGTCTGGCAGAGGCTGTTCATGGTTCTGCACCTGATATCTCTGGCATG AACCTTGCGAACCCAACTGCTCTTATGCTAAGTGCTGTTATGATGCTACGTCACTTGGGATTCGACGACAAAGCAGACCGGATCCACAACGCGATCCTCCAGACCATCTCGGAGGGGAAGTACAGGACTGCTGACCTTGGTGGGAAGTCATCCACATCAGACTACACAAAAGCAGTTTGCGATCATATCTAA